In Argiope bruennichi chromosome 4, qqArgBrue1.1, whole genome shotgun sequence, a single window of DNA contains:
- the LOC129967089 gene encoding uncharacterized protein LOC129967089 isoform X1, whose translation MKLSNIKHFESINSLKINIFTYDKEVFPIYISNKKLGSEINLLLYKEHYFLIKNLNRLLNSKKGIHHYCSRCLIGFQRRNSLVDHKRVCCQNAPQKLSPPKINTVKFTSIYKMLFHPFILYADFECITKNISTVLPNTSQSFSANLEHHEPISFALIAINIKNEIIYHKFYCGENPVQIFLKTIKKLAKSLFKRLSCNKPMIEENIPTGKPSTCYICKLKFEPSDRIVRDHCHVLGIFRGFCHNSCNLNLKRSNFIPVVIHNLKGYDSHLLLKHMSPEFAHQIDIISTNSQKFTSFTLDNYIKFIDSYAFLDSSLSSLVEILKISEHRFDIFDSFFQNKTNRNLLKQKGFFPYSYFSSKDILKQKTFPPHEAFFNILTNSNITKKEYKHALRVYQEFHCKNFQDYLELYQNTDTILLAEVFQSFRQTSMMHYHLDPAHFLTIADLTWHSGLKFTGQELKLLSNVEDYVLLETQMRGGICFLGQRYAQANNPYLSCYNPDEPTNYIVNLDVNNLYGHCMSEYLPVGDFRWLSPEEIAVFDLANVSRYSETGYLLEVDLLYDKSAHDFHDFPLAAEHLNINKQMLSDYQKKILSEKNIPFTECKKLTPNFYPKKRYILHYRNLKYYLKHGMSLKKIYRILAFSQSDWLRSYINFNNEKRQQAKSEFEKSFFKKMNNAFFGKTCQNVRKRINLKTALTPAECRKHLASPLLEYFESINEDFAVFKMKKINLVLDKPIYVGFCVLELAKLHMYTLYYSKFKKYYKENCKLLYTDTDSLFMQIFTNNVYKDFKNEFFDIMDLSNYPSSSEFFNSENQNKLGFLKDETKSKPISEFIGLRCKMYSYKCENTETKKAKGVKQSCLRNITHEHFKTSLLNETIHRHEQYSIQSKSHILSTTISNKISLSPFYDKIFLNEDGVTGKCFGHYSLLEE comes from the coding sequence ATGAAACTCTCTAAcataaagcattttgaaagtaTCAACagcttaaagataaatatttttacttatgacaAAGAAGTTTTCCCCATATATATCAGTAATAAAAAGTTGGGTTcggaaataaatttacttctgtATAAAGAGCAttacttcttaattaaaaatctaaatcgtTTATTAAACTCCAAAAAAGGGATTCATCATTATTGCTCGCGATGCCTGATTGGATTTCAGAGGCGAAATAGTCTTGTAGATCATAAGCGAGTGTGTTGCCAAAATGCCCCCCAAAAACTATCACCGCCTAAAATAAACACTGTAAAATTTACTAGCATTTACAAAATGTTGTTCCATCCTTTTATTTTGTATGCGGATTTTGAATGCATAACGAAAAATATATCTACTGTTTTACCAAATACATCTCAGAGTTTTTCAGCCAACCTAGAGCATCACGAACCAATCAGTTTCGCATTaatagcaattaatataaaaaatgaaataatatatcacaAATTCTATTGCGGAGAAAATccagtacaaatatttttaaaaacaataaaaaaattagcaaaatctttatttaaaagactATCATGCAATAAACCAATGATCGAGGAAAATATACCAACGGGAAAGCCTAGCACATGTTACATATGCAAGTTAAAATTTGAACCGAGTGATCGCATTGTCAGAGATCATTGCCATGTTTTAGGCATATTTAGAGGTTTCTGTCACaattcatgcaatttaaatttaaaaagaagtaatttcatTCCTGTAGTCATTCACAACCTTAAGGGGTACGATTCCCACTTATTGTTAAAACATATGTCTCCAGAATTCGCGCATCAGATTGATATAATTTCGACGAATAGTCAAAAATTTACTAGTTTCACCCtcgataattacattaaatttattgattcgtACGCATTTCTTGATTCTTCCTTATCTTCTcttgtagaaattttgaaaatttctgaacatCGGTTTgacatttttgattcttttttccaaaataaaacaaatagaaacttactcaaacaaaaaggattttttccttatagctatttttcatcaaaagatattttaaaacaaaagacatTTCCACCTCACGAagccttttttaacattttgacgaattcgaacataacaaaaaaagaatacaaacacgCACTGAGGGTTTACCaagaatttcattgtaaaaattttcaagattaccTTGAATTGTATCAAAATACAGATACAATTCTTTTAGCTGAAGTATTTCAATCGTTTCGACAAACAAGCATGATGCACTATCATTTGGACCCTGCTCATTTCCTAACTATTGCTGATTTAACGTGGCATTCTGGTTTAAAATTCACAGGTCaggaattaaaattgttatcgaATGTAGAAGACTATGTCTTACTTGAGACTCAAATGAGAGGTGGAATTTGCTTTCTCGGTCAAAGATATGCCCAGGCAAATAATCCATATCTTTCTTGTTATAACCCCGATGAACCTACAAATTATATTGTGAATTTAGATGTTAACAATCTTTACGGACATTGCATGTCTGAATATCTACCTGTGGGGGATTTTCGTTGGCTTTCACCTGAAGAAATAGCTGTTTTTGATTTAGCAAATGTATCTCGATACTCAGAAACGGGATATTTATTAGAGGTAGATTTACTATATGATAAATCAGCTCATGATTTCCATGATTTTCCCTTAGCAGCAgaacacttaaatataaataaacaaatgttatcagattatcaaaaaaaaatattgtctgaaaaaaatattccattcaccgagtgtaaaaagttaacaccaaatttttatccaaagaaacgCTACATTTTACACTACAGGaacttaaaatactatttaaagcatgggatgtctttaaaaaaaatttatcggaTCTTGGCTTTTTCACAATCAGACTGGTTGCGaagctatataaattttaataatgaaaaacgcCAACAAGCCAAAAGCGagtttgaaaaatctttctttaaaaaaatgaataatgctttTTTCGGCAAAACATGCCAAAACGttagaaaaagaattaacttAAAGACTGCTCTTACACCCGCTGAATGTAGAAAGCATTTAGCAAGTCCTTTACTTGAATACTTTGAGAGCATAAACGAAGACTTCGCTgtctttaagatgaaaaaaattaatctagttCTCGACAAACCAATTTATGTAGGATTTTGCGTGCTTGAGCTAGCTAAATTACACATGTATACTTTATATTActctaagttcaaaaaatattataaagaaaattgcaaactCTTATACACAGATACTGATTCTctattcatgcaaatatttacaaataatgtttacaaagattttaaaaatgaattttttgatatcaTGGATCTAAGCAACTATCCATCttcaagtgaattttttaattcggAGAACCAAAATAAGTTAGGGTTTTTAAAAGACGAAACGAAATCTAAACCTATTTCAGAATTTATCGGTTTACGATGCAAAATGTACAGCTACAAATGTGAAAATACTGAAACGAAAAAGGCAAAAGGTGTAAAACAGAGTTGTTTAAGAAACATAacacatgaacattttaaaacctcTTTACTTAATGAAACGATTCATCGTCACGAGCAATATTCTATACAGTCAAAATCACATATTCTTTCTACAaccatatcaaacaaaatttctttatctccgttttacgataaaatatttttgaatgaggaTGGTGTGACCGGAAAATGCTTTGGTCACTATTCCTTGCTTGAAGAATAA
- the LOC129967089 gene encoding uncharacterized protein LOC129967089 isoform X2, with amino-acid sequence MDSHKASVSLTDSDSDGEQLFPLPSKEKHTSAKRKSNDDKKEESTKRAKNFEYNFSDPTEEKKLIPPISAYLGKGINISIKEYRKSYYLAFQKNVGDETKNRFNMNLDQLGALKKAINVFAEHIKKN; translated from the exons ATGGACAGTCACAAAGCGAGCGTCA GCTTAACTGATAGCGATTCAGACGGCGAGCAGTTATTTCCCCTTCCTTCCAAGGAAAAGCATACAAGCG ctaaaagaaaatcaaacgatGATAAAAAAGAGGAGTCCACCAAAAGAGCAAAGAATTTCGAGTATAATTTTTCTGATCCGACAGAAGAGAAAAAGCTCATACCCCCAATAAGCGCTTACCTAGGAAAAGGGATTAACATCAGCATCAAGGAATACAGAAAGTCCTATTATCTTGCTTTCCAAAAGAATGTTGGAGATGAAACAAAGAACAGATTCAACATGAATCTTGACCAATTGGGagctttaaaaaaagctataaatgtGTTTGcagaacatataaagaaaaattga
- the LOC129966218 gene encoding uncharacterized protein F54H12.2-like translates to MPIRRTEVKSFALSSGMQSITIPNAFIGQLPTRLIMGMVSNAAFNGDFSKNPFYFKHYDLSYLCILDGNRMIPSKPFQPKFDNSNSYSRCYMSLFTDLGRYHKDQDINISYTEYKDGYTLFAVDLTPDLNADGMHESISRNGNLTIDIKFSKALSETVNLIVFSEYRNTIEIDKSRSIFSDF, encoded by the coding sequence ATGCCTATTCGCAGAACAGAAGTGAAATCATTCGCACTTTCTTCAGGAATGCAATCAATAACTATCCCTAATGCGTTCATTGGACAATTACCGACACGACTTATAATGGGTATGGTATCTAATGCTGCATTTAAtggggatttttcaaaaaatccattCTATTTCAAGCATTATGATTTATCATATCTTTGTATATTAGATGGCAATCGTATGATTCCGTCAAAGCCCtttcaaccaaaatttgataattctaacaGTTACAGCAGATGTTATATGAGTCTATTTACTGATTTGGGTAGATATCATAAAGATCAAGACATTAATATAAGTTACACTGAATATAAAGATGGGTATACGCTGTTCGCTGTAGATTTGACGCCCGATCTCAACGCGGACGGAATGCACGAAAGTATTTCACGCAATGGTAATTTaactattgatataaaattcagcAAAGCATTATCTGAAActgtaaatttaatagttttttcagaGTATCGAAATACTATAGAAATCGACAAAAGTCGcagtattttttcagatttttga